One region of Armigeres subalbatus isolate Guangzhou_Male chromosome 3, GZ_Asu_2, whole genome shotgun sequence genomic DNA includes:
- the LOC134220119 gene encoding uncharacterized protein LOC134220119 isoform X1: MQSHRFSVLSAFFVNGHIRTESPRGFPDYSHCSRAVTYHIACSNSITLEISRLTMASNDQGGTDQTDRGHRKEYFGNGGGFGRFLPPIFKLLELAVAIICIGLIDDPANNSRLRPFATTRTIALAYSTFVSFLIFSVIYLFGKVIRENIPWKLQSLLNLTAFILYLTTAICILHDWSETKNRNYWPPNTQSFSAYRMDFLCGAGSVAVVGALLYLVDLIVTTRLGAKGDIE; the protein is encoded by the exons ATGCAGTCACATCGGTTCAGTGTTTTGAGCGCGTTCTTCGTTAACGGTCACATTCGAACAGAGTCACCGCGTGGTTTCCCGGACTATAGTCATTGTTCCCGTGCCGTAACATACCACATCGCGTGCAGCAATTCAATCACGTTAG AGATTTCCCGCCTTACAATGGCCAGCAACGATCAGGGTGGAACCGATCAAACCGATCGAGGTCACCGGAAGGAGTACTTTGGTAATGGCGGTGGATTCGGTCGATTCTTGCCGCCAATTTTCAAGCTTCTTGAGTTG GCAGTCGCCATTATCTGCATTGGGCTCATCGACGACCCGGCCAACAATTCCCGGCTCCGACCATTCGCCACGACACGCACCATCGCACTTGCCTATTCCACCTTCGTGTCCTTTTTGATCTTTTCTGTGATCTACCTGTTCGGTAAAGTCATCAGAGAGAA CATCCCATGGAAACTCCAATCGCTACTGAACCTGACGGCATTTATCCTATATCTGACAACCGCCATTTGTATCCTGCATGATTGGTCGGAAACGAAAAATCGAAACTATTGGCCACCCAACACGCAAAG TTTTTCTGCTTACAGAATGGATTTCCTGTGCGGTGCAGGATCGGTGGCCGTCGTTGGCGCCTTGCTGTATCTGGTGGATCTGATTGTTACGACTAGGTTGGGCGCAAAGGGCGATATCGAATAA
- the LOC134220119 gene encoding uncharacterized protein LOC134220119 isoform X2 codes for MQSHRFSVLSAFFVNGHIRTESPRGFPDYSHCSRAVTYHIACSNSITLEISRLTMASNDQGGTDQTDRGHRKEYFGNGGGFGRFLPPIFKLLELAVAIICIGLIDDPANNSRLRPFATTRTIALAYSTFVSFLIFSVIYLFGKVIRENIPWKLQSLLNLTAFILYLTTAICILHDWSETKNRNYWPPNTQRMDFLCGAGSVAVVGALLYLVDLIVTTRLGAKGDIE; via the exons ATGCAGTCACATCGGTTCAGTGTTTTGAGCGCGTTCTTCGTTAACGGTCACATTCGAACAGAGTCACCGCGTGGTTTCCCGGACTATAGTCATTGTTCCCGTGCCGTAACATACCACATCGCGTGCAGCAATTCAATCACGTTAG AGATTTCCCGCCTTACAATGGCCAGCAACGATCAGGGTGGAACCGATCAAACCGATCGAGGTCACCGGAAGGAGTACTTTGGTAATGGCGGTGGATTCGGTCGATTCTTGCCGCCAATTTTCAAGCTTCTTGAGTTG GCAGTCGCCATTATCTGCATTGGGCTCATCGACGACCCGGCCAACAATTCCCGGCTCCGACCATTCGCCACGACACGCACCATCGCACTTGCCTATTCCACCTTCGTGTCCTTTTTGATCTTTTCTGTGATCTACCTGTTCGGTAAAGTCATCAGAGAGAA CATCCCATGGAAACTCCAATCGCTACTGAACCTGACGGCATTTATCCTATATCTGACAACCGCCATTTGTATCCTGCATGATTGGTCGGAAACGAAAAATCGAAACTATTGGCCACCCAACACGCAAAG AATGGATTTCCTGTGCGGTGCAGGATCGGTGGCCGTCGTTGGCGCCTTGCTGTATCTGGTGGATCTGATTGTTACGACTAGGTTGGGCGCAAAGGGCGATATCGAATAA
- the LOC134220119 gene encoding uncharacterized protein LOC134220119 isoform X3, with the protein MNIEISRLTMASNDQGGTDQTDRGHRKEYFGNGGGFGRFLPPIFKLLELAVAIICIGLIDDPANNSRLRPFATTRTIALAYSTFVSFLIFSVIYLFGKVIRENIPWKLQSLLNLTAFILYLTTAICILHDWSETKNRNYWPPNTQSFSAYRMDFLCGAGSVAVVGALLYLVDLIVTTRLGAKGDIE; encoded by the exons ATGAATATAG AGATTTCCCGCCTTACAATGGCCAGCAACGATCAGGGTGGAACCGATCAAACCGATCGAGGTCACCGGAAGGAGTACTTTGGTAATGGCGGTGGATTCGGTCGATTCTTGCCGCCAATTTTCAAGCTTCTTGAGTTG GCAGTCGCCATTATCTGCATTGGGCTCATCGACGACCCGGCCAACAATTCCCGGCTCCGACCATTCGCCACGACACGCACCATCGCACTTGCCTATTCCACCTTCGTGTCCTTTTTGATCTTTTCTGTGATCTACCTGTTCGGTAAAGTCATCAGAGAGAA CATCCCATGGAAACTCCAATCGCTACTGAACCTGACGGCATTTATCCTATATCTGACAACCGCCATTTGTATCCTGCATGATTGGTCGGAAACGAAAAATCGAAACTATTGGCCACCCAACACGCAAAG TTTTTCTGCTTACAGAATGGATTTCCTGTGCGGTGCAGGATCGGTGGCCGTCGTTGGCGCCTTGCTGTATCTGGTGGATCTGATTGTTACGACTAGGTTGGGCGCAAAGGGCGATATCGAATAA
- the LOC134220119 gene encoding uncharacterized protein LOC134220119 isoform X4, translating into MNIEISRLTMASNDQGGTDQTDRGHRKEYFGNGGGFGRFLPPIFKLLELAVAIICIGLIDDPANNSRLRPFATTRTIALAYSTFVSFLIFSVIYLFGKVIRENIPWKLQSLLNLTAFILYLTTAICILHDWSETKNRNYWPPNTQRMDFLCGAGSVAVVGALLYLVDLIVTTRLGAKGDIE; encoded by the exons ATGAATATAG AGATTTCCCGCCTTACAATGGCCAGCAACGATCAGGGTGGAACCGATCAAACCGATCGAGGTCACCGGAAGGAGTACTTTGGTAATGGCGGTGGATTCGGTCGATTCTTGCCGCCAATTTTCAAGCTTCTTGAGTTG GCAGTCGCCATTATCTGCATTGGGCTCATCGACGACCCGGCCAACAATTCCCGGCTCCGACCATTCGCCACGACACGCACCATCGCACTTGCCTATTCCACCTTCGTGTCCTTTTTGATCTTTTCTGTGATCTACCTGTTCGGTAAAGTCATCAGAGAGAA CATCCCATGGAAACTCCAATCGCTACTGAACCTGACGGCATTTATCCTATATCTGACAACCGCCATTTGTATCCTGCATGATTGGTCGGAAACGAAAAATCGAAACTATTGGCCACCCAACACGCAAAG AATGGATTTCCTGTGCGGTGCAGGATCGGTGGCCGTCGTTGGCGCCTTGCTGTATCTGGTGGATCTGATTGTTACGACTAGGTTGGGCGCAAAGGGCGATATCGAATAA